In the genome of Mogibacterium neglectum, the window CTCTAGTGGACCAATTAAAGGACCAGCCCCAAGTCTCAGCATATTAATCTTCTTTGGCATGTATCCATGGTATACTCCGAGCAAGCTCGTTGTAGCCCCACCAGATACGTATTCTAGTTTTCTCCCAATCTCAGTTTCAACCCTCTCCGCTAATTTGGCGAGGGCGACCATCTTATCCTCTGTAGGAATTACAGAGCCATAGCACCCAAGATTAGTCCCTATACCAGCAAGTACAAGCCCATGCATCTCGTTCTCCACCTTGACAGCAGTCTCAACTAGTTCATCGAGATCAAAGAATCCTTCTCTAAGGTCACCAAGATCAGCCATCAGAATTACCTTATGAGTAACTCTCTTATCAAGTGCTATCTTATTTATCTCCTCTAATACAACGAGCTCGCTGTTTAGACTGATGTCTGCAATATCCACCATCTCGTCAATTTCTGATAGCATTGGAATTCTGATTAGAAGAAGTGGCACTCTTATACCAGCCTCTTTAGCTCGTTTAAGTTGTTCAAGCCTAGATGATCCTATCAGCTTTGCTCCACCAGCCACGAAGTCTTCGGCAGCCGCAATTGACCCATTTGTAGCCTTAATTATACCCGCTATTTGGATTCCCTGCTCACCGCACTTATCCGATAGTTTCTTTACGTTATTGACCAGCTTAGTCCTATCATGAAGGAGCGCCGGATATTTATATTCTGCCATATCAATCATCTCTCTTTCTATGACCACTTATTGTCTTCAACGAACCTTCTTATCTTCAGTCCCGTCGTCTTGTTGAAGTCTCTATCTCGGATGATCACGTGGTTAATTCTCTTGAAGAGAGGCATTGCTTCATTCTGCTTGTCTACAATGCGCTCTATATACTCCCTAACCTGTTCATCAGTCACATCTCCTCCGAGCTCCTCAAATAGCAGCTCCCTATTAGGCTTGATAGTCGCATATATACCACGCTTCAGCTGATCATCATTATCCTCATCACCCCATACCATGCATTCTTCAATACACTCGTTCTTCAT includes:
- a CDS encoding alanine racemase, with product MAEYKYPALLHDRTKLVNNVKKLSDKCGEQGIQIAGIIKATNGSIAAAEDFVAGGAKLIGSSRLEQLKRAKEAGIRVPLLLIRIPMLSEIDEMVDIADISLNSELVVLEEINKIALDKRVTHKVILMADLGDLREGFFDLDELVETAVKVENEMHGLVLAGIGTNLGCYGSVIPTEDKMVALAKLAERVETEIGRKLEYVSGGATTSLLGVYHGYMPKKINMLRLGAGPLIGPLEDVRLCYNLEAMDKLECPFVLKAEVIELKVKASYPQGELGVDAAGKKREYVDRGMRMRALLAIGRADYGDIDDLIPEMDGTSVIGASGDHTIVDVEDVKGNVKIGDIMTFRLKYSALLNLAESENVKKYEI